The Malus sylvestris chromosome 14, drMalSylv7.2, whole genome shotgun sequence genome segment ACTTCTCAATATACACAATTGGGGACCTAAAGACAGTTTTTCAGAGGAAAGTTTCTCTTATGCATATTAAATCAGTAGATGTACTGCAAACCTACCTACATTATGAGGACTCAAAAATCATTAGATTAGTAGTATCTTCGACATATCGCTCTAATAGCGAAAAGCGTTTCGCACTGCAAATGCAAAGTAAACTTTTCAAAACTAAACATCTCTGAAGGTCCTAACTCACTAAGAAATAAATGCATCAAATACTATCCGCCAATTGCCATTATATTATATGTATCAATTCAACCAAAAATTCCAACTTTGTTCActaatttttcttatcttttcctCAAATTTTCTCATCCGCCAAACAGATTACAAgccaaaattgaaacaaatgGATAAAACCCACTAATATTAAGAGccaaagaaatcaaatttacttcaccaaaataaaaaggcaacagaatttggaaaaaaaaataaaaaatgaaattcctTTTACCTCCTCGTACTTCTGGGTAAGAGTAAGTCTTTCATCCTCGGACATGTCGGGTCTGAGCACCGCCATGGTCTCGTACTGTCGGAGCCCCGGTGGGCACGGGggctcctccttctcctccacGGCGGTCAAGCCCGACCCGGGCGGGGAAGTCGGGTCGTCCTCCGACTGGAACCCGCCCTCGAAAAACGAGCCCGAGAACTCCAGGGACTGGACATTGGCGGTTAGGCGCGAACTGGGATTCGGTCCGGTTCGGTTAAAGCGAGGGAAGAAGACGGTTTGAGGTAGAGATGGGATTTGGGAAATTGTTTTGGGGCAAAACGGGAAATTTGAAGAAGGGGTAAGAGATGAAATGAGGGAAGAAGTGGAAGCCATTGCTGGAACCTCTGTTTGGAACAGAAGAAAGCTTTTGGGTCAGTCCTAGGTGGATATTGATAAGGGACTAGAGGAGATGACAGTGGTGAATGAAACGACGGGTCGTGTATATGTTGCGTTTTACCGTAGGTCGTAATATAATTTGACGGGTTGACAATTCGGACATGTGGACCAAATATTACAATTGGTTAGCAATAAACTAGCATTAATTCGATTCAAATTTATGAGAAAGGAACTTAAAAATTTTCACTTACACATGAAGAAAAATACTATTacttacttacaaataaagaaaaatattattaaaccaGAATAATAAGTGGTGGTAATCCTCACACtcttagagcaattccacccataGAGCTCTCCctcctggcaatccactattcaatccaccataTTAAACAGTAAatgccttaaatgaatagtaactaccattaatgaacagtaattgccatttacaTCTCCATCCTTGGAACCCTCTCCCCTGGccataagcaattaaaataatagttgtttttgtttgtttaaataataaaaaaccccccctctctctctctctctctctctctctgacacaaaaaaaataaaaaattgcaaagccctcatgccacaggcccgtcgactccccacccccccTTCGCTCGGGCTCCCACCGTCGCTCGGCCTCCACACGGCTGGACCTCTCTCCACCGGGCCTCCGGCCCCTTCTTCTCcactgtcccccgagcaacccacatgggtggagttgctcttaacaCAATTGGAATACGAATAATAATCATTCAGCTAATGTTTCATTAATGAAATCAtaattcttgatttttttttctgataaATACTATTAATTTATTGTTTAGCGGGTATATTCGAAAACGGCCCATTACCACCCCGGCACATGAAATCAAACCTGCAGGCCCAAGACCAGCCCATATTGAAGCCCAATAAAATTCTATTTTCTTCTTGTAAAGGAAGCAAAGAGCGAACATAAACTCAGAGAAgcaaaaaagcaaaagcaatcggaggaagaagaagacgacgaGGCAAGCAACCGCAGGAACACGAGAGAGATGGATCCGAAGTTCACAGAGATCGCACAGCTCTTCGAGCGACTCAAAGCTGCATTCGTACGGAGCGATTTCGATACCTGCTCCAATTTCCTCTCCCAGCTCAAGGTAACTCACCAATcctcaaaaaccctaattttcaaTCCCCAATTCGAGATTATCAGCTGCTTATTCACATGATTTAGTAATATTTTTATGTCGTTTCACTGCTTAGTGCTAAAGTATGATTCTTGTGTGTTAGTGCTGAAGTATGATTCTTGTGTGTTAGTGCTAAAGTATGATTCTTGTTTGTTGCCCCGATGTGATTAGGTTTTTGGGTCAGTAAGAGTAATGCGATTGTCgttttgattttcttcctttgaaatattttataattagatTTTGGGTATTGGTGAATTGAATTTACAAGATTTCGAGATTTCGAGATTTCGAGATTTCGGTGTAACTTGTTGTCGCAAGTATTTGGTTGTTAAGCTGCTAGGGAGTGAAATGCCACTCAAAGACGTTAGTTCGGAGGATTTATTGACTGGTTTTTATGTGAAGATGTATGGAATTAAGTTGTTGTTGTATGTGGATTGAGTTGTATCGGTTGTGTTTTCAGGTTAAGCTGACTGAATTCGGAAGCCTACCGCCGTTGTTTCAAGACACACCTAATGCTGTCAAGGAATTAACATTAGCTAGTAATGTTCTTCATCCAAATCTATTGCTTCTATTTTCCTGTTCGTGTAGTTCCAAACTAATTAGTGAATGCGCCAGAAACAAAAATTATGCTTTTATAGTTCATTTTGCTACCTACTTATGTGGCTACGAAAGAGTGTGCTAGTTTAACATTGTTCATTGGTGTAGTCACCTTCATTATCTTAACCCAACTACCTCCTCAATTTCATGTTTCAAAACTGTCAGGGGATATATATGAGCATGCTGTTGTTCTTAGTGTTAAGATTGAGGATCAAGATGCATTTGAAAGGGATTTCTTTCAGTTGAAGTCTTATTACGTAGATGCTCGGTAAGTTATCATCCCCTTAAGCTAACTATGAAGTTGCATTCTGTCTATGCGGTTATAGCTTTGTTTATCTTATACCAATTACTCGGTCTTTTTTTCTAAACAGAAATAAATGTTTGTTTAGAAAGATTGTTAATGAATTTTACTTTTCTTATGGAGTAGAGATCGTCTTCCACCATCCTCTCAAGAGTACCCAATTTTAGGTCTCAACCTGTTGAGACTCCTTGTCCAGAATAGAATTGCTGAGTTCCACACTGAACTGGAACTTCTTTCATCTGCTGCTTTGGAGAACCCTTGCATTAAGCATGCTGTGGAGCTAGAGCAATCTTTCATGGAGGGGGCTTACAACCGTGTGTTGAGCGCTCGTCAGACAGTACCACACGAGACTTATGTTTATTTCATGGATCTCCTGGCTAAAACAGTcaggtaatttgttttacttAGTAATTATTATGTTTAAATAATTGCAAAAGTTCTTCAAACTTGTGACAAGAAATGCTAATATCTGGAAGTTGGGAATGTATTTTCTTTGGAATGTTCCATCATTGTCCGTGGCTCATAGGAATATGTGAATGATTTGAGCCCGTCATCTTCCTGTTATTGAACTTATTGTGTAGTTAGCTATTTAGATGATATGTTACAATGTACAATTAAAATGTCTTTGCGGATTTCTAGTTGGTTGATCTCTTCTGTCACTTTTAGGGATGAGTTAGCCGGATGCAGCGAGAAGGCGTATGATTTTCTCTCTATTAAGGATGCCCGTCAAATGTTGCTGTTTCCTTCTGACCGTGAACTTTTGGCATATGTCAGTGAGGTACGTCGCGTGTAACatgttattttcctttttcataaAAAGTCCAAATTGACTGAACTTCTTAAGAATAATTGATCTTCTGTTTTTGAAATCACGTAAAATGCCTACCGCTATCTGGCAGAAAGTTAAAAATGCATATCCTTGCAAATCATGAGTGGGAAAGGCACCTGTTTGACGTGTAACTTTCCAATGATTTAAATTGATCGAGCCCCTTATTCCCAAGTAAAAGACTGAATGGAAACCTTACCCAAGGCTTGGCCATGGGCTTCATGGGtagacctggcattttggacccgacccgttaacccgacccgacccgttaatattagtatttgaatggatgcttaacgggttgggtcactaacgggtcaacccgttaacaacccgttaaataatgggtcactttgggtcaacccgttagcacCCTTTagttgaggatgttttagtaatttcaataaggtcttaacaacaaaatataaactctatgcaaaaaataataataataatgattgTTAACAGGTGAAACGGGTGACCctttatcttaacgggtcgggtttggGTGATCAGTTAGCTTAACAGGTTGGGTTtggatgacccgttaacttaacgggttgGATTGAACCTgatccaaacccaataaacccgacccgtttacaagTCTATTCATGGGCTTCAACTTCTGAGtataaaatcaaaatataaactaTATACACAGCATCAAGGCACTACTGCTTATGCTCCACCTGCTCTAGTAACACGATCATTTCCCCATATTGCcgattggttttatggtggaacctcaattttatGGTATTAGAGCCAGGTTGTCCCATGTGTGAAGTCAAATGACAACATGCGCTTCACGTCATCCCGTTGTGGtgtccacgtgttaggcttgagAATTGGCCACACGTGAGGTGGCGTGTTGACAATGAATCC includes the following:
- the LOC126599356 gene encoding 30S ribosomal protein S6 alpha, chloroplastic-like, translating into MASTSSLISSLTPSSNFPFCPKTISQIPSLPQTVFFPRFNRTGPNPSSRLTANVQSLEFSGSFFEGGFQSEDDPTSPPGSGLTAVEEKEEPPCPPGLRQYETMAVLRPDMSEDERLTLTQKYEELLIAGGGMYVEVFNRGVIPLAYGIQKKNKAGESNTYLDGIYLLFTYFTKPDSLEVLEANLKADDNVIRSMSFKIRKRKY
- the LOC126599353 gene encoding 26S proteasome non-ATPase regulatory subunit 8 homolog A-like yields the protein MDPKFTEIAQLFERLKAAFVRSDFDTCSNFLSQLKVKLTEFGSLPPLFQDTPNAVKELTLARDIYEHAVVLSVKIEDQDAFERDFFQLKSYYVDARDRLPPSSQEYPILGLNLLRLLVQNRIAEFHTELELLSSAALENPCIKHAVELEQSFMEGAYNRVLSARQTVPHETYVYFMDLLAKTVRDELAGCSEKAYDFLSIKDARQMLLFPSDRELLAYVSEDHPEWEVKNDAVYFQKAKESAPCKEIPSLQLINQTLSYARELERIV